The Pantoea cypripedii genomic sequence GTCAATCGAGGTAATAAATGAAAAAGTTTCTGGTGCTGGTGACAGGGTTCGTTTTTATCAGTGCTGCCAGCGCAGCACCGGCGGGAACCTTCGCGCAACGCATGCAAAATCGTTTCAATGCGGCGGATACCAATCATGATGGCAAACTGACGCTGGCAGAGGCGCAGGTCGGTATGCCCCGCGTCGCTCAGCACTTTGCAGAAATAGATACGGCGAAAAAAGGCTATATCACCTTCTCGCAACTCAGTGCATTTATGGCTGCGAAAAAATAATCAACCCGATGAACGCGCTATCCATGAAGACGCTCAGGGTGACGTGCCGATATGGGCTGCTGCTGCTGGCAGGTTATATTCTGGTGGGTTGTAAACCCCAGGAAAATGCTCACCCGCAGCCGGTTCCTGCGGTGTCGGTGAGCGTGCCGCAAAAACTCACGTTTGACTCGTCAACTACCGTCACCGGCACACTGAGTGCTTCAGAACAGGTCCAGATTACCGCGCGTGTCGCCGCGACACTGCAATCGGTCAATTTCAGGGACGGCGATATCGTTCAGGCCGGACAAGTGCTGTTTACCTTAGACCCCGCCGCTTTGCAGGCACAGTTCAATTCGGATCAGGCCACGCTGGTGAATGCCCAGCGTGAAACCGACCGGGACCAGGCACTCTATCCATCACACGTTATCTCTCTGTCCGCCTTGCAGGACGCACAAACCACCAGAGA encodes the following:
- a CDS encoding EF-hand domain-containing protein, yielding MKKFLVLVTGFVFISAASAAPAGTFAQRMQNRFNAADTNHDGKLTLAEAQVGMPRVAQHFAEIDTAKKGYITFSQLSAFMAAKK